TTTATGCGCAGTAGATATCAGAACATCAAGAATGTGCTTTACCACACCTTTGTTATCCTCTTTGGCTATGTGATGGTGTATCCCGTCCTCTGGATGATTGCAAGTTCCCTTAAACCAAATACTGAAGTTTTTTCAGATTACTCGCTTATTCCTTCCTCGATAGATGTTTCTAGTTATTTCCGGGGCTGGAAAGGAGTAGGGGGTGTTACTTTTACTACCTTTTTCCGAAATTCCTTTTTTTACTCTATTCTTGCTACTATTGGGGTGGTCCTTTCCTCGGCCTTTGTGGCGTATGGTTTTGCCCGTATTCGATTCTGGGGAAAGAAATTCTGGTTTTCCTGTATGCTCCTGACGATGATGCTTCCTTATCAAATTGTTATGATACCCCAGTATATTCTTTTCTTTAAGCTTCGCTGGGTAAACACCTTCGCTCCTCTGATTGTCCCTACTTTTTTTGGGCAGGCCTTCTTTATCTTTTTGATGGTTCAATTTATCCGGGGACTGCCGGTAGAATTAGACGAGTCGGCAAAAATAGATGGCTGTGGTAGATTACGGGTTTTTCTTCATATTATTTTTCCTCTTTTAACGCCAGCTATTATTACGAGTGTGATTTTTCAATTTTATTGGAAATGGGATGATTTTTTAGGGCCCCTTCTATATCTGAACCGGCCGGATCATTACACGGTTTCATTGGCCCTCCGCATGTTTTCGGATCCTACCACTACTACCGATTGGTCTGCCCTTTTTGCAATGGGGAGTCTTTCTCTTGTTCCTATTTTTGTGATTTTTGTGTTTTTCCAGCGATACCTTGTAGAAGGAATCAGTACATCGGGTCTTAAGGCCTAAAAAAGGATGTCTTTATGAAAGAAAACAACATTACCAAAGAATTGATATTTGAATATATTGATCGAATAGTCGATCGTACCTTCGCCATTGATTTTACCTGGGATTGGCCTGCAGGGGTGGCTTTTCACGGGGTATGTAAGGCCTGGGAAGCAACTGGCAAGGAGTCTTATTTAGAGCGGCTTGAACAGTGGGTTGCAACGTATCGAAGGGTAGGGCTTCCTCCTTTTACGGTGAATGCCTGCGCCATGGGGCATACTCTGCTTACCCTGTACGAAGGGACAGGGAAGCAGGAATATCTAGACCTGGCGGTAGAAAAAGCAACCTATCTTCACGAACGGGCTGTCCGGTTTGGGGATAAGGTTTTCCAGCATACGGTTTCTACAAAAAACGATTTTCCCGAGCAGGCCTGGGTAGACACTCTGTTTATGGCTGCCTATTTCCTTTTACGGATGGGTAGAAAACTGGATAACAAAGCCTGGGTGGAGGATGCCCTTCACCAATACTACTGGCATGAAGAATTGCTGCAGGACGAACGGACAAATCTATTTTATCATGGCTGGGACAACATTCATAAAAACCATATGTCAAGTGTTTTTTGGGCCCGGGGTAATGCCTGGGCTGCGTTAACCATGGCGGAGGCCCTGAAACTTATCGATTATACCTATCCGATGTTCATGCAAATCGATGGGGCCCTGCGAGATCAACTCAGTGCCTTGGTACGGCTCCAATCAGAAAGCGGATTGTGGCATACGGTCCTCACCGATCCAACTTCCTATGAGGAAGTCTCCGCTTCTAGTGGTATCGGGGCTGCCCTTATTCGGTACGGTCATCCTCTCCACCGGGCATATGTGGATCGAGCTCTCCATGGTGTTCTTGCTCACATCGATGAGGATGGTTCGGTACGAGATGTCTCGGCGGGTACTGCAGTCATGGCCGATGCAGAAGCCTACAAGCAGGTCCCTAAAAAACGGGTCCAGGGCTGGGGACAAGGGCTTGCCCTTGTGTTTTTGTCGTATTATGGAATTCACTGTATGCAACCAGAGGAATGATTCTTAGATGTACCAAAGGAGGATAGGCCGTTCGGTTATCCTTGCGTCGGTATCTTCTGTTATTTAAGGGGGTCGGGTCTGGAAGCCGGCCCCTCACCGAGTTAGATGAGGGCCGCTGGCCCTTGGGCTTTTGCAGCCCTCCTCGCTGGCGGATACTTACACCCTTTAGGGATTGGGGGTCTTCTTAAGGACGCGGCTCTCCCTCAGCCTTTTAATGAAGGAAGGCCCCGTCCTGGTATCTGGGCCTTTGGGACTCTTTTCGGTTCCCTCCGTCCTCTAAAGAGTGGCCGCTCCTTCAAAAAATATCTCAGGGCATAGTCCCAATTTCAGTGATGCAACAATCTTCCCACTTAGAACCGGGGTAGACGCTTACAATCTGGATGGCCACAAGCCAATAGGGTTTCCAGTGTTTGGGATCCAATCCCTCTGTTTTGGTCTTAGGAACAGAGGCCGGTATGGGCGGTACGGGAAGGGGTTGCCATCCCATGGTATCCTTAAGTTCTACCTCGTGGACTGCGTAGACTTTTATGTTTTTTAAATACCCCGGGTCTCCAATAACATTCTCTTCCGCTGCCATCAGCCATACCTTTACCTGTCGGGGCCGGGCATTTTTCTGGTACAGGTCTTTGTTTTTCTGAAATCCTATCCTGATACCCAGTTTCTTAAGGTCATCCCCAACCGCAGCGATTACTACTTCCCCTATGCCAGGGCCCTCTACCCCCTCTACCCAACAGGTATCCGCAAGATTATCCTTCAATCTTCGTGGGCCGTACATACTTGCCCATCTAACGAAGGATATCTGATATTCATATAGGACCTCTGGTTCTAGTTCCTGGCCTGCGGGGGCTTTGGGTTTTTCCGGCGGTTTACCCTCTGGTTTTAGGAAGGATGATGCCCACTGGTCCTCGGGTTTTCCCAATTCATCCTCCAGCATGGGAATAACATACCCCAGGCTGATGTTTCTCAGGTCGGGGTTCCCATAGGTGACGGGGGGATAGAGGGGATTCATCTGTCCCCATACGCCGCACAGGGCGGCCCCCCAGACTAGTCCCAGCGTAAAAAGCACTTTTTTATACATTGCTCTCTACCTCCTTTTTATGTTGTAGGGGACGTATAGCAAGGAACCCACTTAGTTTTCAAAGCTGTAACACGTTGGGGGTGATTTCACAATAGAGGGCCCCTTTTGGGATAGAATATAAAACACTATCAGTGAAATTTCAAAACAAAAATCACTAATATTTCATTTTACATTTGGCTATATCGAGTGGTGCGAACCGGGGAAAAGGGGATAGCATCGATCCTATCGACGCTTTTATGCACAGATTTGTGGATTTGTGCAAAGCGAGGGGAAGAAGAACCATGGTATACTATGGGTATGCTCAGGATGGAGAGTTCCATTCGGAATCGTCTTTTGTTTTTTTTCTTTGCCCTCCTCCTCTTACCGGTCCTTACCCTGGGACTCATCGGCCCCACCGTGTATTCCCGGACCATGGAAGAGCAGATTGTGGCCCACACCCTCAGGATGATTGCCCAGGTAGATAAAAACCTGGAGTACCTTATTGTGTACATCGAAAAGCTATCCCGGCTTCTCGAAACCCTGCCGGAGATTCAAGCCTTTTTTATGGGAACGCCGGAAGGGATGTCTGGTGAAAGCCCCGGGGTGACGCCGGAAGGGATGTCTGGTGAAAGCCCCGGGGTGACGCCGGAAGGGAGTGCTGGGTCTGAAAAGTCCGGCGGGACATCCTCATATAGGGGCCCCTCTTTTCTCGGGGGGGCTACGAGGGCTGAAGAGCGGGCACTGCTCTATATGGAAGACTTCCGTAAGACCCATCGGGAAATCGCCGGTATCATGCTGATTGCGGCGGATGATCGGATCCTTACTTCCCATTATGCTCGGATAAATCGGGACCCCCTGACCCTGGAAAACTGGTATTTAAAAGGGGCGAATTCAACGAGGGGAATCGCCATTATCCCCCGTCCTATTGGGCGAAACATTCGCAGCCTCTTTGGATTCGGGGCCGACGACGTGGTTTCCCTGGTACGGCCGGTATGGGACCCCCGGAGTCCCCGGCATCTTCTGGGCGTTATTTTGATTGATATTCAGCTTGAGTATATTCAGGAACTCCTGGCCGATTCGTCCCTGGGGCGTGATGGGTATCTGTATATTTCTGATCAGAATGGGGAACTGGTGTTTGCCCCCCTTACTACCTCCGTCTATCGAATTGCACCCCGGAAGTTAGAGGGTGATTCGGGACGCCTCTTCCGCCGTTTTGGACAAGAAGAGTTTCAGATCCTCTTTAAGCGATCCTCCTACACCGGCTGGGTCACGGCGGGGGTTTTTTCCATGCAGAGTGCCCTTCGGGAAGTATCCCTGATTAAATGGTTTGTGGTGGTGGTGGGAAGCATCACGATTTTTTTGGCCATCATCCTTTCCCTCTTTTTCTCCGCCTCTATCGCCCGGCCTATCGAACAGTTGCGGAGCCTGATGAAACAGGTGGAAACGGGGGACTTTTCCATCCGCTTTACCGGGGCGCAACACGATGAAATTGGGCAACTGGGGCATTCATTCAATAAAATGATAGAAGAGATCCACCACCTTATTCAGCAGGTGTACGAAGAACAGCGGTTGAAGCGGGAAATAGAACTGCGGGTGTTGCAGGAACAGATAAAGCCCCATTTTTTGTATAATACCCTGGATACGATCCAATGGATGGCCCAGGAAAAGGGCGCCACCGATATCGTGCATATGGTGTCAGCCCTGACTCGCCTGTTCCGGGTGGGGTTGTCCCGGGGAGACGAAATGGTCCGTCTTTCCGAAGAAATCCGTCATGTGGAAAGTTACCTGTATATTCAAAAAATCCGGTATGAAGACAAATTTGACTATTCTATAGAAATCCAGGAAGGGCTTGATAATTATCGGGTGCTCAAGGTGATTCTTCAGCCCCTGGTGGAAAATGCAATTTACCACGGGATAAAAGAACGGCGGGGCAGGGGCCATATTTCAATCTCGGTTCGCCTTGAAGGGGCAGATCTCCTTTTTATTGTGGAAGATGATGGTATCGGTATCCCTGAAGAACGGCTCCGTCAATTGGAAGAAGAACTGGAAGGAACTCCCCGAACCGCCCATGAGGGGGCGGTCGGTGCCTTCTCCCCCATGGGCTTTGGGGCCCGCAACGTGCACGAGCGGATTCGTCTTGCCTATGGGGAACCCTACGGCCTTCGTTTCTCGAGCATGTACGGAAAAGGAACGGTAGTAACGGTCCGCCATCCGGCGGTGGAGGGATGATATGTGGAAAGTGCTTATCGCCGATGATGAACCAAAAATCCGGCGGGGGCTCCGGTCCCTTTTAGAAAAACTGGATAGCAGCCTTGAAGTAGTGGCAGAAGCGGAAGATGGGGAGGCCGCCTATGAACTTGCCCTGACAACGAATCCGGACATCCTTTTTATCGATATTCGTATGCCCTTTATGGACGGACTCGAGCTTATCCAGCGGCTCAGCGAATACTCGAACCAATGGATTATCATCATTGTGACGGGCCATGATGAGTTTGACTATGCTCGACGAGCCATCTCCCTCCAGGTCTTTGAGTACCTCCTTAAGCCGGTTGACCCGGAGGTGTTAAAAAAGACCCTCGACCTGGCAAAGCAGGAGCTTTCCCTGCGACGGGAAACGAATCGATATATTAGCTGGGCCCGTAATCAACTGGAGCAAAACAGGGACTCCCTTCGGGAAGCCTTTTTGCGGGATCTTGTTGAAGGAAAGCTTTCCCGTACCGACGTAGGGGAGGGCTGCCGTTTCCTGGGCATTCAATTCCCTCAGCATCCGGTGATCCTGCTGGTGCAGGTGGAGGAGCGCATCATGAGTGTGGGTACCATCCAGATTGGATATCGCCGGTTGATGATGTATGCGGTCAAAGCCGTCGTGGAAGAGTTTTTGGGCAGGGGAGCCCTGGTATTTATTGATGGGCAGGAAAATGTGGTGGCCATTACCGAAGGCCCAGAGGAATCCCTTACGGCCCGCCTCCCGTCCTTAGAAGCGGCCATTTACGAAGCAACCCATCAACGGCCGCTCCTGGTGCTGGTTTCCGGAAGCCCTCTGGA
The DNA window shown above is from Treponema sp. J25 and carries:
- a CDS encoding carbohydrate ABC transporter permease translates to MRSRYQNIKNVLYHTFVILFGYVMVYPVLWMIASSLKPNTEVFSDYSLIPSSIDVSSYFRGWKGVGGVTFTTFFRNSFFYSILATIGVVLSSAFVAYGFARIRFWGKKFWFSCMLLTMMLPYQIVMIPQYILFFKLRWVNTFAPLIVPTFFGQAFFIFLMVQFIRGLPVELDESAKIDGCGRLRVFLHIIFPLLTPAIITSVIFQFYWKWDDFLGPLLYLNRPDHYTVSLALRMFSDPTTTTDWSALFAMGSLSLVPIFVIFVFFQRYLVEGISTSGLKA
- a CDS encoding glycoside hydrolase family 88 protein, producing MKENNITKELIFEYIDRIVDRTFAIDFTWDWPAGVAFHGVCKAWEATGKESYLERLEQWVATYRRVGLPPFTVNACAMGHTLLTLYEGTGKQEYLDLAVEKATYLHERAVRFGDKVFQHTVSTKNDFPEQAWVDTLFMAAYFLLRMGRKLDNKAWVEDALHQYYWHEELLQDERTNLFYHGWDNIHKNHMSSVFWARGNAWAALTMAEALKLIDYTYPMFMQIDGALRDQLSALVRLQSESGLWHTVLTDPTSYEEVSASSGIGAALIRYGHPLHRAYVDRALHGVLAHIDEDGSVRDVSAGTAVMADAEAYKQVPKKRVQGWGQGLALVFLSYYGIHCMQPEE
- a CDS encoding sensor histidine kinase, producing the protein MLRMESSIRNRLLFFFFALLLLPVLTLGLIGPTVYSRTMEEQIVAHTLRMIAQVDKNLEYLIVYIEKLSRLLETLPEIQAFFMGTPEGMSGESPGVTPEGMSGESPGVTPEGSAGSEKSGGTSSYRGPSFLGGATRAEERALLYMEDFRKTHREIAGIMLIAADDRILTSHYARINRDPLTLENWYLKGANSTRGIAIIPRPIGRNIRSLFGFGADDVVSLVRPVWDPRSPRHLLGVILIDIQLEYIQELLADSSLGRDGYLYISDQNGELVFAPLTTSVYRIAPRKLEGDSGRLFRRFGQEEFQILFKRSSYTGWVTAGVFSMQSALREVSLIKWFVVVVGSITIFLAIILSLFFSASIARPIEQLRSLMKQVETGDFSIRFTGAQHDEIGQLGHSFNKMIEEIHHLIQQVYEEQRLKREIELRVLQEQIKPHFLYNTLDTIQWMAQEKGATDIVHMVSALTRLFRVGLSRGDEMVRLSEEIRHVESYLYIQKIRYEDKFDYSIEIQEGLDNYRVLKVILQPLVENAIYHGIKERRGRGHISISVRLEGADLLFIVEDDGIGIPEERLRQLEEELEGTPRTAHEGAVGAFSPMGFGARNVHERIRLAYGEPYGLRFSSMYGKGTVVTVRHPAVEG
- a CDS encoding response regulator, which translates into the protein MWKVLIADDEPKIRRGLRSLLEKLDSSLEVVAEAEDGEAAYELALTTNPDILFIDIRMPFMDGLELIQRLSEYSNQWIIIIVTGHDEFDYARRAISLQVFEYLLKPVDPEVLKKTLDLAKQELSLRRETNRYISWARNQLEQNRDSLREAFLRDLVEGKLSRTDVGEGCRFLGIQFPQHPVILLVQVEERIMSVGTIQIGYRRLMMYAVKAVVEEFLGRGALVFIDGQENVVAITEGPEESLTARLPSLEAAIYEATHQRPLLVLVSGSPLERSFHSNGNGASSATLHGEDTYPYSQLQELYEEVQEELEKKLSTQPLVLLAQNYIERNYPYPELSLEETAQELEVSPGYLSRLLKRATGYSFVEYLCRVRIKHALQLMENPALKIYEIAEQVGYRSQHYFSRAFKQVLGISPIEYKNRGGSSRSVTTKEEPEV